The Garra rufa chromosome 18, GarRuf1.0, whole genome shotgun sequence genome window below encodes:
- the dazap2 gene encoding DAZ-associated protein 2, whose protein sequence is MNNKGSYPQQAVYPQQSTAPVYPSAMQVPPQVSPYPDAPPPYSEVYQPRYMAPPPAHGQMPQMTSAYPGTQMYMPMHAQSVPMGAMASSVPMAYYPMGAVYPPGSTVMVDGGFDAGARFAPGTGTSIPPPPPGHLPNAAQMAAMQGANVVMTQRKGNFFMGGSSGGYTIW, encoded by the exons ATGAACAACAAAG GTTCTTATCCACAACAAGCTGTTTACCCTCAGCAGAGCACAGCACCCGTTTACCCGTCTGCTATGCAAGTCCCTCCTCAGGTGTCTCCATATCCTGATGCCCCTCCTCCATACTCCGAG GTTTATCAGCCCAGATATATGGCTCCTCCCCCAGCCCATGGACAGATGCCCCAAATGACCTCAGCATACCCTGGTACTCAGATGTACATGCCCATGCATGCTCAGTCTGTGCCAATGGGGGCTATGGCCTCCAGTGTCCCAATGGCATATTATCCCATGGGGGCTGTGTACCCCCCAGGTTCCACCGTCATGGTGGATGGCGGGTTTGATGCTGGAGCTCGCTTTGCACCTGGCACCGGTACTTCCATTCCT CCTCCACCTCCTGGACACCTCCCCAATGCGGCTCAGATGGCAGCCATGCAAGGTGCAAATGTTGTGATGACACAACGTAAGGGCAACTTTTTCATGGGCGGCTCCAGTGGCGGTTACACCATCTGGTAA